One part of the Ziziphus jujuba cultivar Dongzao chromosome 2, ASM3175591v1 genome encodes these proteins:
- the LOC107435159 gene encoding ankyrin repeat-containing protein BDA1, which produces MSKASSSILYMDHQNSLKNVAQQGDINKFYNLIQENTYLLDDIDALPFVDTPLHVAASHGKVQFAMEIISLKPSFVRKLNHDGFSPIHLALFNRQTDMVLRLLDYETDLVRLRGREGKTIFHYVAENGVDHAHQEEKLSLLAKFLLACPLSIRDVTNRRETALHIAVKNRNFHALCLLLGGLQRSLILNSHEIRNLINFKDGEGNSVLHIATATNQPQVVKLLLKNKIDVNAKNSNCLTALDMLHPHNREVRESLLHVGALSSKSLPQVAEYDDNLRSNITFKEHVSIFCRSFRKDTISSNLLLMLVAVILITAATSYQIAVSSLGGTWHDNNNVHLRYGFFIYNMANFLKLYLMILLIFLLVLV; this is translated from the exons ATGTCCAAAGCAAGCAGCAGCATATTATATATGGATCACCAAAATAGCTTGAAAAATGTTGCTCAACAAGGCGACATAAACAAGTTTTACAATTTAATCCAAGAGAATACTTATTTGTTAGATGATATAGATGCTTTACCATTTGTTGATACTCCTCTGCATGTAGCAGCTTCTCATGGAAAAGTTCAATTTGCAATGGAGATTATTAGTTTGAAGCCATCATTTGTTAGAAAACTTAATCACGATGGTTTCAGTCCCATCCACCTCGCTTTGTTCAACCGCCAAACCGACATGGTTCTTCGACTTCTTGACTATGAAACTGATCTTGTTCGTCTTCGAGGAAGGGAAGGTAAAACCATTTTCCATTATGTAGCTGAAAATGGTGTAGATCATGCTCATCAAGAAGAGAAACTCAGCCTCCTGGCTAAATTTTTATTAGCTTGTCCATTGAGCATCCGAGATGTCACAAATCGAAGAGAGACAGCTTTGCATATTGCTGTGAAGAATCGAAATTTTCATGCCCTTTGTTTGTTACTAGGAGGATTGCagagatctttaattttaaactcCCATGAAATAAGAAATCTTATAAATTTCAAGGATGGGGAAGGGAACAGTGTACTACACATTGCAACAGCTACCAATCAACCCCAG GTAGTGAAGCTGTTACTGAAGAATAAAATTGATGTAAATGCCAAGAATTCAAATTGTTTAACAGCTCTAGATATGTTACATCCACACAACAGAGAAGTCAGGGAAAGCCTGCTCCATGTTGGAGCTTTAAGTTCTAAATCACTTCCACAAGTTGCCGAATATGATGACAATTTGAGATCCAACATCACATTCAAAGAACATGTCTCAATATTTTGTAGGAGTTTTAGAAAGGATACAATTAGCAGCAATCTGTTACTAATGCTGGTTGCAGTGATACTGATTACAGCAGCTACTAGTTACCAGATTGCAGTAAGCAGTTTGGGAGGAACTTGGCATGACAACAACAATGTGCATCTGAGATACGGCTTCTTCATTTACAATATGGCTAACTTTCTAAAGCTTTATCTTatgattttgttgatttttcttctaGTCCTGGTCTGA
- the LOC125422718 gene encoding ankyrin repeat-containing protein BDA1, which produces MDGRLETAIQNGDIGMLYRSINDDPDILERIEKVSFIDTPLHIAASNGKIIFAKVLMSLKASFARKLNPNGYTPLHLALRNKQWDMVRLLLCWEPDLVRVRGREGQTPLHHLAKKGEDHHHQEQKLQLLVKFLLFCPMSIQDRTTQKETALHIAVKDENSGAFDILLGGLRRASYEGSEIHELEIINLKDGDGNNVLHIATDRNHSQVRLPHIL; this is translated from the coding sequence ATGGATGGAAGACTGGAGACGGCTATTCAGAATGGAGATATCGGCATGCTGTACCGTTCAATAAACGACGATCCCGATATACTGGAGCGAATTGAGAAGGTATCATTTATCGACACTCCTTTGCATATAGCAGCTTCTAATGGAAAGATCATATTTGCAAAAGTGCTAATGTCTTTAAAAGCATCATTTGCTCGGAAACTAAATCCAAATGGGTACACCCCCTTGCACCTAGCCTTACGCAATAAGCAATGGGATATGGTTCGTCTATTACTGTGTTGGGAACCTGATCTTGTCCGCGTTCGAGGAAGAGAGGGCCAGACTCCTTTGCACCATCTGGCTAAGAAAGGAGAAGACCATCATCATCAAGAACAAAAGCTTCAACTCttggttaaatttttattgttttgcccTATGAGTATCCAAGATAGGACTACTCAAAAGGAGACTGCACTTCATATTGCTGTGAAGGATGAAAATTCTGGTGCCTTTGATATTTTACTAGGTGGACTTCGAAGAGCCAGCTATGAAGGTTCTGAAATCCATGAGTTGGAAATTATAAACTTGAAGGATGGGGATGGGAACAATGTGCTACACATTGCAACCGATAGGAATCATTCCCAAGTAAGGCTTCCTCATATCTTGTAA
- the LOC107435158 gene encoding ankyrin repeat-containing protein BDA1 isoform X4, with the protein MKVCSRMECHERLKIVAQEGDIDMFYNLLAEDPYLLDHKDTTSFIHTPLHIAASHGKILFAMEMIILKPSYARKLNHHGLSPMHLAVLNRQTDMVREFLHYESDLVRVRGREGKTPLHFLAEKGHDHVHHQEKLCLLTEFLSACSLCIQDVTNRSETALHIAVKNQNFDAFDCLLQGLRRSFDNNDIRNVIELKDGEGNNVLHIATATNQYQVVKLLLKSKIIDVNAKNSKGLTALDISDPHNREVREFLLHGGALNAKSLPQVLKDDGDNLRSNISFKENVIIFVRRFKNNTSSNLSLILLAAILIAPAAVSPLGGVWQDNKKPLKYFVYHMANIITHYLMVLFICLLLPCLNMNSSFY; encoded by the exons ATGAAGGTTTGCTCGAG AATGGAATGTCACGAACGCTTAAAAATTGTTGCTCAAGAAGGAGATATCGACATGTTTTATAATTTACTCGCAGAGGATCCATATTTGCTTGATCACAAGGATACTACATCATTTATCCATACTCCTTTGCACATAGCAGCTTCTCATGGAAAAATTCTATTTGCAATGGAGATGATCATTTTAAAGCCATCATACGCTCGAAAACTCAATCATCATGGTCTTAGCCCCATGCACCTCGCCGTCCTCAACCGGCAAACCGATATGGTTCGTGAATTTCTGCACTATGAAAGTGATCTCGTTCGTGTTCGAGGAAGGGAAGGTAAAACTCCTTTGCACTTTTTAGCTGAAAAAGGACATGACCATGTTCATCACCAAGAGAAACTCTGCCTCTTGACTGAGTTTTTATCAGCTTGCTCATTATGCATCCAAGATGTCACAAATCGTAGTGAAACAGCTCTTCATATTGCTGTGAAGAATCAGAATTTTGATGCCTTTGATTGCTTACTGCAAGGACTGCGAAGATCTTTTGACAACAATGATATCAGAAATGTCATAGAGTTGAAAGATGGAGAAGGGAACAATGTTCTACACATTGCAACGGCTACCAATCAATACCAa GTAGTGAAGTTGTTActcaaaagtaaaataattgaTGTAAATGCCAAGAATTCGAAAGGCTTGACTGCTCTAGATATCTCAGATCCACACAACAGAGAAGTTAGGGAATTTCTACTCCATGGCGGAGCTTTAAATGCGAAATCACTTCCCCAAGTTCTCAAAGATGATGGTGACAATTTGAGATCCAACATCTCATTCAAAGAAAATGTCATAATATTTGTCAGACGTTTTAAGAACAATACAAGCAGCAATCTGTCACTAATTTTGTTGGCCGCAATACTGATTGCACCAGCTGCTGTAAGCCCATTGGGAGGAGTTTGGCAGGACAACAAGAAGCCTCTGAAATACTTCGTTTATCATATGGCTAACATTATAACGCATTATCTTATGGTTCTCTTTATTTGTCTTCTACTCCCCTGTTTGAACATGA ATTCATCATTCTACTAA
- the LOC107435158 gene encoding ankyrin repeat-containing protein BDA1 isoform X2: protein MSFNLFLISEFWHLDHCNSFMLASCRMECHERLKIVAQEGDIDMFYNLLAEDPYLLDHKDTTSFIHTPLHIAASHGKILFAMEMIILKPSYARKLNHHGLSPMHLAVLNRQTDMVREFLHYESDLVRVRGREGKTPLHFLAEKGHDHVHHQEKLCLLTEFLSACSLCIQDVTNRSETALHIAVKNQNFDAFDCLLQGLRRSFDNNDIRNVIELKDGEGNNVLHIATATNQYQVVKLLLKSKIIDVNAKNSKGLTALDISDPHNREVREFLLHGGALNAKSLPQVLKDDGDNLRSNISFKENVIIFVRRFKNNTSSNLSLILLAAILIAPAAVSPLGGVWQDNKKPLKYFVYHMANIITHYLMVLFICLLLPCLNMIEK, encoded by the exons ATGtcttttaacttatttttaatttcagaaTTTTGGCATTTAGATCACTGTAATTCTTTTATGTTAGCAAGCTGCAGAATGGAATGTCACGAACGCTTAAAAATTGTTGCTCAAGAAGGAGATATCGACATGTTTTATAATTTACTCGCAGAGGATCCATATTTGCTTGATCACAAGGATACTACATCATTTATCCATACTCCTTTGCACATAGCAGCTTCTCATGGAAAAATTCTATTTGCAATGGAGATGATCATTTTAAAGCCATCATACGCTCGAAAACTCAATCATCATGGTCTTAGCCCCATGCACCTCGCCGTCCTCAACCGGCAAACCGATATGGTTCGTGAATTTCTGCACTATGAAAGTGATCTCGTTCGTGTTCGAGGAAGGGAAGGTAAAACTCCTTTGCACTTTTTAGCTGAAAAAGGACATGACCATGTTCATCACCAAGAGAAACTCTGCCTCTTGACTGAGTTTTTATCAGCTTGCTCATTATGCATCCAAGATGTCACAAATCGTAGTGAAACAGCTCTTCATATTGCTGTGAAGAATCAGAATTTTGATGCCTTTGATTGCTTACTGCAAGGACTGCGAAGATCTTTTGACAACAATGATATCAGAAATGTCATAGAGTTGAAAGATGGAGAAGGGAACAATGTTCTACACATTGCAACGGCTACCAATCAATACCAa GTAGTGAAGTTGTTActcaaaagtaaaataattgaTGTAAATGCCAAGAATTCGAAAGGCTTGACTGCTCTAGATATCTCAGATCCACACAACAGAGAAGTTAGGGAATTTCTACTCCATGGCGGAGCTTTAAATGCGAAATCACTTCCCCAAGTTCTCAAAGATGATGGTGACAATTTGAGATCCAACATCTCATTCAAAGAAAATGTCATAATATTTGTCAGACGTTTTAAGAACAATACAAGCAGCAATCTGTCACTAATTTTGTTGGCCGCAATACTGATTGCACCAGCTGCTGTAAGCCCATTGGGAGGAGTTTGGCAGGACAACAAGAAGCCTCTGAAATACTTCGTTTATCATATGGCTAACATTATAACGCATTATCTTATGGTTCTCTTTATTTGTCTTCTACTCCCCTGTTTGAACATGA TTGAGAAATGA
- the LOC107435158 gene encoding ankyrin repeat-containing protein BDA1 isoform X1, translating into MSFNLFLISEFWHLDHCNSFMLASCRMECHERLKIVAQEGDIDMFYNLLAEDPYLLDHKDTTSFIHTPLHIAASHGKILFAMEMIILKPSYARKLNHHGLSPMHLAVLNRQTDMVREFLHYESDLVRVRGREGKTPLHFLAEKGHDHVHHQEKLCLLTEFLSACSLCIQDVTNRSETALHIAVKNQNFDAFDCLLQGLRRSFDNNDIRNVIELKDGEGNNVLHIATATNQYQVVKLLLKSKIIDVNAKNSKGLTALDISDPHNREVREFLLHGGALNAKSLPQVLKDDGDNLRSNISFKENVIIFVRRFKNNTSSNLSLILLAAILIAPAAVSPLGGVWQDNKKPLKYFVYHMANIITHYLMVLFICLLLPCLNMNSSFY; encoded by the exons ATGtcttttaacttatttttaatttcagaaTTTTGGCATTTAGATCACTGTAATTCTTTTATGTTAGCAAGCTGCAGAATGGAATGTCACGAACGCTTAAAAATTGTTGCTCAAGAAGGAGATATCGACATGTTTTATAATTTACTCGCAGAGGATCCATATTTGCTTGATCACAAGGATACTACATCATTTATCCATACTCCTTTGCACATAGCAGCTTCTCATGGAAAAATTCTATTTGCAATGGAGATGATCATTTTAAAGCCATCATACGCTCGAAAACTCAATCATCATGGTCTTAGCCCCATGCACCTCGCCGTCCTCAACCGGCAAACCGATATGGTTCGTGAATTTCTGCACTATGAAAGTGATCTCGTTCGTGTTCGAGGAAGGGAAGGTAAAACTCCTTTGCACTTTTTAGCTGAAAAAGGACATGACCATGTTCATCACCAAGAGAAACTCTGCCTCTTGACTGAGTTTTTATCAGCTTGCTCATTATGCATCCAAGATGTCACAAATCGTAGTGAAACAGCTCTTCATATTGCTGTGAAGAATCAGAATTTTGATGCCTTTGATTGCTTACTGCAAGGACTGCGAAGATCTTTTGACAACAATGATATCAGAAATGTCATAGAGTTGAAAGATGGAGAAGGGAACAATGTTCTACACATTGCAACGGCTACCAATCAATACCAa GTAGTGAAGTTGTTActcaaaagtaaaataattgaTGTAAATGCCAAGAATTCGAAAGGCTTGACTGCTCTAGATATCTCAGATCCACACAACAGAGAAGTTAGGGAATTTCTACTCCATGGCGGAGCTTTAAATGCGAAATCACTTCCCCAAGTTCTCAAAGATGATGGTGACAATTTGAGATCCAACATCTCATTCAAAGAAAATGTCATAATATTTGTCAGACGTTTTAAGAACAATACAAGCAGCAATCTGTCACTAATTTTGTTGGCCGCAATACTGATTGCACCAGCTGCTGTAAGCCCATTGGGAGGAGTTTGGCAGGACAACAAGAAGCCTCTGAAATACTTCGTTTATCATATGGCTAACATTATAACGCATTATCTTATGGTTCTCTTTATTTGTCTTCTACTCCCCTGTTTGAACATGA ATTCATCATTCTACTAA
- the LOC107435158 gene encoding ankyrin repeat-containing protein BDA1 isoform X5 has product MECHERLKIVAQEGDIDMFYNLLAEDPYLLDHKDTTSFIHTPLHIAASHGKILFAMEMIILKPSYARKLNHHGLSPMHLAVLNRQTDMVREFLHYESDLVRVRGREGKTPLHFLAEKGHDHVHHQEKLCLLTEFLSACSLCIQDVTNRSETALHIAVKNQNFDAFDCLLQGLRRSFDNNDIRNVIELKDGEGNNVLHIATATNQYQVVKLLLKSKIIDVNAKNSKGLTALDISDPHNREVREFLLHGGALNAKSLPQVLKDDGDNLRSNISFKENVIIFVRRFKNNTSSNLSLILLAAILIAPAAVSPLGGVWQDNKKPLKYFVYHMANIITHYLMVLFICLLLPCLNMNSSFY; this is encoded by the exons ATGGAATGTCACGAACGCTTAAAAATTGTTGCTCAAGAAGGAGATATCGACATGTTTTATAATTTACTCGCAGAGGATCCATATTTGCTTGATCACAAGGATACTACATCATTTATCCATACTCCTTTGCACATAGCAGCTTCTCATGGAAAAATTCTATTTGCAATGGAGATGATCATTTTAAAGCCATCATACGCTCGAAAACTCAATCATCATGGTCTTAGCCCCATGCACCTCGCCGTCCTCAACCGGCAAACCGATATGGTTCGTGAATTTCTGCACTATGAAAGTGATCTCGTTCGTGTTCGAGGAAGGGAAGGTAAAACTCCTTTGCACTTTTTAGCTGAAAAAGGACATGACCATGTTCATCACCAAGAGAAACTCTGCCTCTTGACTGAGTTTTTATCAGCTTGCTCATTATGCATCCAAGATGTCACAAATCGTAGTGAAACAGCTCTTCATATTGCTGTGAAGAATCAGAATTTTGATGCCTTTGATTGCTTACTGCAAGGACTGCGAAGATCTTTTGACAACAATGATATCAGAAATGTCATAGAGTTGAAAGATGGAGAAGGGAACAATGTTCTACACATTGCAACGGCTACCAATCAATACCAa GTAGTGAAGTTGTTActcaaaagtaaaataattgaTGTAAATGCCAAGAATTCGAAAGGCTTGACTGCTCTAGATATCTCAGATCCACACAACAGAGAAGTTAGGGAATTTCTACTCCATGGCGGAGCTTTAAATGCGAAATCACTTCCCCAAGTTCTCAAAGATGATGGTGACAATTTGAGATCCAACATCTCATTCAAAGAAAATGTCATAATATTTGTCAGACGTTTTAAGAACAATACAAGCAGCAATCTGTCACTAATTTTGTTGGCCGCAATACTGATTGCACCAGCTGCTGTAAGCCCATTGGGAGGAGTTTGGCAGGACAACAAGAAGCCTCTGAAATACTTCGTTTATCATATGGCTAACATTATAACGCATTATCTTATGGTTCTCTTTATTTGTCTTCTACTCCCCTGTTTGAACATGA ATTCATCATTCTACTAA
- the LOC107435158 gene encoding ankyrin repeat-containing protein BDA1 isoform X3 gives MSFNLFLISEFWHLDHCNSFMLASCRMECHERLKIVAQEGDIDMFYNLLAEDPYLLDHKDTTSFIHTPLHIAASHGKILFAMEMIILKPSYARKLNHHGLSPMHLAVLNRQTDMVREFLHYESDLVRVRGREGKTPLHFLAEKGHDHVHHQEKLCLLTEFLSACSLCIQDVTNRSETALHIAVKNQNFDAFDCLLQGLRRSFDNNDIRNVIELKDGEGNNVLHIATATNQYQVVKLLLKSKIIDVNAKNSKGLTALDISDPHNREVREFLLHGGALNAKSLPQVLKDDGDNLRSNISFKENVIIFVRRFKNNTSSNLSLILLAAILIAPAAVSPLGGVWQDNKKPLKYFVYHMANIITHYLMVLFICLLLPCLNMRN, from the exons ATGtcttttaacttatttttaatttcagaaTTTTGGCATTTAGATCACTGTAATTCTTTTATGTTAGCAAGCTGCAGAATGGAATGTCACGAACGCTTAAAAATTGTTGCTCAAGAAGGAGATATCGACATGTTTTATAATTTACTCGCAGAGGATCCATATTTGCTTGATCACAAGGATACTACATCATTTATCCATACTCCTTTGCACATAGCAGCTTCTCATGGAAAAATTCTATTTGCAATGGAGATGATCATTTTAAAGCCATCATACGCTCGAAAACTCAATCATCATGGTCTTAGCCCCATGCACCTCGCCGTCCTCAACCGGCAAACCGATATGGTTCGTGAATTTCTGCACTATGAAAGTGATCTCGTTCGTGTTCGAGGAAGGGAAGGTAAAACTCCTTTGCACTTTTTAGCTGAAAAAGGACATGACCATGTTCATCACCAAGAGAAACTCTGCCTCTTGACTGAGTTTTTATCAGCTTGCTCATTATGCATCCAAGATGTCACAAATCGTAGTGAAACAGCTCTTCATATTGCTGTGAAGAATCAGAATTTTGATGCCTTTGATTGCTTACTGCAAGGACTGCGAAGATCTTTTGACAACAATGATATCAGAAATGTCATAGAGTTGAAAGATGGAGAAGGGAACAATGTTCTACACATTGCAACGGCTACCAATCAATACCAa GTAGTGAAGTTGTTActcaaaagtaaaataattgaTGTAAATGCCAAGAATTCGAAAGGCTTGACTGCTCTAGATATCTCAGATCCACACAACAGAGAAGTTAGGGAATTTCTACTCCATGGCGGAGCTTTAAATGCGAAATCACTTCCCCAAGTTCTCAAAGATGATGGTGACAATTTGAGATCCAACATCTCATTCAAAGAAAATGTCATAATATTTGTCAGACGTTTTAAGAACAATACAAGCAGCAATCTGTCACTAATTTTGTTGGCCGCAATACTGATTGCACCAGCTGCTGTAAGCCCATTGGGAGGAGTTTGGCAGGACAACAAGAAGCCTCTGAAATACTTCGTTTATCATATGGCTAACATTATAACGCATTATCTTATGGTTCTCTTTATTTGTCTTCTACTCCCCTGTTTGAACATGA GAAATTGA